The genomic window GATATCAAAAATATAAGGCTGGACAATGTCTTCACGACCAAAAGCAGAGGTAATGAGTAAAGATATCGCAGACTTGTTGTCGATCACGTTTTTATCATGTTGGTAAATATCGTCTAAAAATATTGCCATCCAATGATGTATGTCTGTTATCTGCTTACCTTCAATGTTAAAACCTTTCGGCAAATCCAGTAATTCAGCCATCGCCGGATTGATATAGGCATATCGGTGCTCACTATCTCGAATATGACATGGATTGGGGTTGTTTTCGCACATATAGATAATCTGATCAGAAATAGCTTCTCGCTTTAGTGCTACACCACTCATTAAAAATCGTCCTTGAAAAGAGATTTAACTACTTAATGAATGGTCAGTATTGTGTTGTTATTTGTGAAATGATAGCCCGCTATTTCACGCTGAACCAGTCTGTAATTGACAGCGCGTAATACAGATATTTCTTTCTGAGAACAACCAAAAGAAAAAAGGAATGCTGTTTCAAATTGAACAGGCGTTAGTTCAGGGAAAAGGTTGCGCAGCTCGGGGTACTGTGCGGGGTCAAATACCTTCATGCCGCACCTCCAACGTTCAGGAGGTGATGATGCGGGGGCAGATGCTTCGAGGTAAATGCAAAATGGACAATCTCGCTACGGGTGAACGGTTGCACTTCCAATGCGCGTGCTGGCGCTGTACTCTTTTTCATAGCTCAAATCCTATATAGGTAGGTTTTGGGTTAGGTGTCTGTTGGGATTCAGAGTCCCTTCAGGCACCGCCAAATGCTCATTTCGTTAATGTGGTTGCCAATAAGGCAACCGGCAGGGAGTGCTGAATTGGTATCAGAAAGGGATTGAATCCTCGTAAGCATCGACTGGCGGTACGTCGTGGGATGGCTGTCTGCTATATTGCGGACCGTGACGGCGCTCGTCCTTATCCTTGAGCGTAGAAAGCATACTATCGATAGTCTTGGCATCTTGGCTTTCGAGACGCTCTTTGATGGTCTGCTTCGTATCAGGATAGAACGGGATACGGATTTCAAAATTGTAGGTGTCTCCGCC from Sodalis glossinidius str. 'morsitans' includes these protein-coding regions:
- a CDS encoding transcriptional regulator, translating into MKVFDPAQYPELRNLFPELTPVQFETAFLFSFGCSQKEISVLRAVNYRLVQREIAGYHFTNNNTILTIH